In the genome of Carya illinoinensis cultivar Pawnee chromosome 13, C.illinoinensisPawnee_v1, whole genome shotgun sequence, the window ATCGCTAAGTCATTCCCAATTCTTATTAAATAACAAATACTAGGAAAGCCTTAAGAATAATATGCAAGTATGGTGCAGGTGCTTTTATATGAAagtatcagaaaacacttccaGGCCAAGATTATAATAAGCAGCAGTTGAAATATGGAATGGAGATTCACCTCCCCGAACTAGATTCACGAGAAGCAAGAAGATGAACATGCAAATCCTCTAAAAGCCTCCGGTTTTTTCCCATTGTTGAATTCTTTCCCAGCCACCCCCCAAATCTGTTGAAATTCCTCTCACCCTGCACACATGATTCCAACTTGAGATATATCAAGCAAGAGTCCAAAGACTAAAAACCAAATAGGGCATGCTCAgtaaagaatgtatgcatgagGAGAAAATCATGAGCAAAATGCTGAACACTATGTGTGGTATCAGCAGCAAGCACCAGGACTTCATTCATCCTGATCGAGTGAAGATAAAAGCAACTTAACGAAATCTAGTAAACTCAAGTTGTTCCTTGAACCAATCATATTACGCGCTTCAAATAAATGTCACTTACCAATTCAAGTGTTTCCCTCTGTCCATGCAACAATGCAGCACTGATCATGAAtaacaatgaaaaaataaataattgacaccaattaaaaattggaaaatggtgacaaagcaACAAAATCTGCTAATTGCAAGAACCAAATTAAGGGCTCGTACGGAATTATTGATGATGCAAGGGAACCACTTTGAGACAGTTGCCATTGTCGATATCGTCGAATCTGTACATTGATTATATCCCCATCACCAATAGACTCAGCAGCACGGGCAATCAAGTTCATTCGTTTGATTCCATCGTCATCCTTACCAACTGAACTTGGCCTATAATTCATGTAATTTTCCTgtcacatcaaaataaaaggaGAAGTAGTTGAGGTTTTACATCCCATTTCATTCATAAGGTCTAAGAATCAAACAGatgaacaagaaaaatataatcaaatgCCGAAACaagaataggaaaaaaaaaagatgatgaagagAGACATAGATtagggaaaaaaatacaaatttcaatTCATATAAAGAggtgcatgaacatttcttatagatatatatacagacacacacacataaGCATGCAAAGGAGAATATGAAACAAATTAATGAAGATTGACAACCAGCACTGGTGAAAGCACATGGTGCACTTAAGTGCAACTGCTGTCTAGAGACTAGGTGCAAGCGCACACCTGATTGAAGTAAAGCACACATCTTTAAAAATGATGTCTAATAACAAAAATTGCATAaaacacaattaaaaaaaaaaaaagtgtaaaaatcaAGATGGCAATATGTTTAGCCTATGAGCTCACTTTATTAGATTATTATGCAACACAAATCAGGTAATCAACCAATAACCTTTACAACTTAAATAATTCTCTTTTGCTtaattaaatatacatattCATGCCAGTTGATagcaattatcaaattaaagTACATGGttgaaacaaaatataaaaaataggcCACGAACAAAAAAGCCCAAAATTGTAGAAATTGACTTCTATGCTAACATAAAGCTATAAGCAATCACTTATAAATCCATCTAGAAAGCCATGGCCCAAAATTTCTTAATCAGGTTTTTCTCTTGTATgcgtcctgtgtacttgggcattgcCTAGATTTCTAtcaattcttataaaaaaatactattggATTCAAAGCATATACATTACAAATGTGAACATGTGGCGATATTTactaaatacttaatatttggTTAGATCATTTGTGTCTTGgactaatattttataattttataaaaataaaaaggcacaCTTTTCTAAGCTTTAAGCTCACACAAAGAGCTCTAAAAAGTGGGGTTTTGTAAATGTGCTTAGACAAAAAGCGTTGCAGCCTTGGCGCTCTGTGCATAAGCATGCTTTTACCAACACTACTGCCCAATGGTACATTAAAACCCTAAGTATAAATAAATGGGAAGAAATTGGTAGAGAAACAAGGGGCTAGGAACCTAGACATATATGAGAGTAAATGGATTTGAAAAGCAGGAAAGGGAGGGAGTAGAGGGGTCATTTTAAGAGTAAATGTAATGCCCCTATGGAAGACCCAaatcacatggcctatactccaaaaggactagtcaatgatacaattagagccccaatggaaccttataaagaacaagaacttctccttcctaagcaatgtgggatctcattcaccacctaTCTTTATCTGTATcatatggcctatactccaaaaggactagtcaatgatacaattaaaaGTCCATCacaaccttataaagagcaaaaacttatctttctcaagcaatgtgggatcccatacaccacctaaccttatccttatcatatgaggtatcacaatctacctCCCTTAAATTCCTAACGTCCTCATCGGGCTTATCTATCATAGGTGACacagctcaagtcccacattttttattgggataggctctgataccatttgtaacgcctTAATAGAAGGCTCAAACCACATagcttatactccaaaaagtctagttaatgatacaattaaagctccattggaaccttataaagagtaagagttTCTCATTTCTAAGCAATGTGGGTTCCCATTTACCACCTATCATTATCCTTATAATATTGGGTATCACAGTATACTAGCATGTTAGGGTGAGAACTGAAAGCAGGACATAATTGCAAGTGTAAACCAAGCATTTCTTTTTGTTCTATTTATTAGAGGAGTTTCCATATCCACCTTGGTTGTTTCTTACCCAATCAGGATATaaccttaaaaaataaataaaaagaattagaaGGGCACACTAAGCATTCTTTGTGTTCTATTTGCCAATTTTATTTCTTGGAGACTTAACAAGGCATGCTTCTCAGGTATCGCTTTGACAACTTCATTTCTTCAAGGCTTGGACACAACTCTTGAATCAAGAGCAATTTgtcaaaaaactagaaaatttatatttccatgcaaaattttcaaatgaattatttcCAGCAAACATTCCTCAGAAAATGGTTTCCACCCAAAAATTCCTATAGATTTTAAAATACAATGCATATGTTTTTCACAGAATATTTCATCATTCCAAGTATATGTGATACATAGCTCAAATGTACAACCAAGTTGAGCTACTAACATGTGACTGAACCTGCCGAACAGGCTACAATTCATGTTAGCTGTAGAAGTCATTATTTTCctacaataattttttataggtattttttttttttttataggtaattcTACTGTAATAAATTTCAAACCCAACAAAAGTGCAAGAAAAGAACCTGAATAAGAAGAGGGACTAGATCAGGATCACTCATGCTCAGGTCCATCCGCTCATCCATCCTCAATTTCCCCGCATTAAAACCAAACAGCCTACAAGCCCATGAAAAGGATGAAATGTAAATGTCAAAACATGAAAAAGGATGGTGTATAAAGCCTACAAATTAGCAATTACGTACACATAAGTGAAAATTTACTTGATGAAGGATGAAACATAACCATGTAAGccacttttctatttttcatcCAGTCaaccaacaatttttttttttgataagcagTCAACCAAAAGAAACATCAAAATGGagcataaaaaaattcatattctaGAAGCTCACCATTGATAGGTTAATCAATGGTTAATTATAAACAAGCTAAGTCACAAATAACAATTTATTGAGTTGGATAATCATTCTAGACACATCCCCTGCCTGCAGCACAAGTACAGATAAAAGCCCACTTTCATGAAGAGGATTAATTCCACAGAGAAGGGGCATAATTATAGGAATCATGACATGTATTTGCTTTGCATGACAATGCAGAACATAATTGTGGGGTGGTCATATTGCTATCTGAGACATTTTTTGATGACGAAGAATCCCAGGGaccatgcaaatgcaacttGTCCAAACTCTGGACTCTGGACCCATGTAATGCACTCACATCACATGAATCAGATAAATTATTGGCTTTTCAAACTGAGACGTGGCGCCTAGAAAGTTTTCAAGggtttgaaccttagacttggggtgagcatacccccaagaccaaggcccttaccacttgagccaacccctaggggttaccGCTAGTCTGAAAATATTACATAGAGCTTTTAGTCAAACAAGAAACTAGATGCAGCATAGAAAAATTTCTTGTAAAAACTTTTGTATGGCACGTAAAGGAACCAGACCAGTGAGCTTTATTTCAGAGGTAAATTCGAATAATTAGTCTCATACTTGTCAACGGCAGTGAATGGTGAAATATCTTCATCCTTTGCACTACTAAGAAGACGCTGCCTAATGTCATCATATTTAATGACCGACATGGAGAGGCTCATGTACTGCAACTGGTTTAGTGCCATTCTCATATCTCCATTAACTCTTTCTGCAAGTTCCTCAACAGCAATCTAAAATCATATATAGGGAACATTAGTGAATTAACTATTTGTTAACATTAATAGGACATTACACTTTTCACTTACAAATTACAAACTACCACCTATTTTTCACTTTAAACCCTAAACTACCAGTAAGTTTCTCTTTGCACTCTTCTTTAATAACTGTTAAGATTGTGCCATGCGACCAATTTTTGGTTAAGAAACAGTCATATCTTATCATTAATATCTGGAAGTTACAATTGTGCCTTGTGGCCCTTTTCAGTAAGATACAGTCATATCAAGTGATAGGGTGCAAACTGAAACTTTTTGTAGTTTAGGTTACAAAATGAGAACTGGTAGTAGTTTGTGGGCAAAAGTGGAAATTAccatacctttttttttcaaggatcataaagcacaaaaagaaaagtataaGAAGTCACAAAGCAGAACATTGAGTATTTACTTCATTAACTTGAAGGCCTTCTGCATTTGCAATTTGCATTAACCTCTTTGCCATCTGCATAAACCAAATTTAGTATTGGTACCATCCCTAATCTGCAGTAATGGGTTTAGAATGTAAAACAAATCACAGTCAACAATGGCAAATAGCTCATTTTTTATCACACATACATCAGAGTCAAGGCATGCCCAGTATCAAGTATAAAATTGATTTCACATTGATGGGCTTCATGTATTCTTTGATACAATATATCTTCAGGTGAAACTCATAAAAAAAGCGACACAGTTAGGCTTTCACTATTGCTTCCTCTGAATGTGAAGCAAGTACACAATTGTGTGTTATTATTCTTGATGgcaataaatacatttttgctACTAGTTTCAATTTGGTCCCTATGACAGTATTTTTTCAATTGACTACTTTGATTGTTTAAATTTACAACCAAACCCTTTGCAGATAGTGCAACTAAGGTCATGGTTTTCTCCTACATGACACTTTTTTATGCATGGTAGACTAATTTGTCTACATGGCATCGATGAGTGTCTAACATGGTTGTCATTACTTGTGCCAGATCTGGACACATGGCCAAACTTGTCCCACTCAATCAACATGGAGTGCACGTATGCTGCAGCTGGGGGTACTAATCTGTTAATTCCTCAAAACCATGTATAAATAATgaaagaacaaaatatttccTCCAATGGTGTTAGTTCACCTTTAAGAACTTCTCCTTTAAGATTTCAGATAGTTACTCTATGTTAAAAAATCACGACAATATGATAGGCTAAGTGGGAGGACTTTGTTCCAAATTCAGTTCAAAGGAAAACTTTGtccataaatatataaagagaaGTAATTTTAAAGCACAACCCCTAGTTTGATTTTCCTTGAATTGGTCAAGATTCGATCATTTTCAAGCCCAATtgcattttttaagaaattaatcAAGCTCTCCAATTTCACAACTTATGGTTCAGttggacgagagagagagagagagagagagagagagtctaaaTCTCCTTCAACTCAATATCCTTACTCAAAGCTCCTtaaatttcatacaaaataGGCAAAGTGATGAAAAATAACTTCAAATCCTAAGAAAAGGAGTCCAAATCCTCGCCGTGAAAGGCTGCATTCATGAAATTCACACAAAATTAAGGTGGGGTTGATTTGGGTTTGAGGTGAAGCATTTCCAAGTAAGTTGGCGATTTTCTTTCTGGTGATTATTGGTGGCACCATCCTTCATAGTTTCCATATAGCTTGATGCGCTCGTGTGAGGCTGACCAGGCTTTTGAGAGGATCAGCTCAAGGTTAAATCAATCCTGGGTATGTTATCATGGCAACACCCTCACTCCATCTACACCGTCATCATTTCACAACCCCTCCAACGACTCAAGGTGCCCCTCGCCTTCTGTTACAACaaatttcttctcatctctccTCCCCGAACCACTATTCACCCAAATTGGGATTAAGGGGAGACACTCCCCTCCGGTTTCCTCCCATTATATATCACAGATATATTGCACGTGTTCAAAAATGAATCCAAGGATCAGTTTCTTGACACGTCACTGCACTAGCTCAATCCAAACTATTTTTGTTCTCAGACGAGTTACCCAAACTAACATTAACGGCAAAGGTACTGCTACTCAGCCCCATGAATTTGCCCCCTCAAAGTTACCACTAGTGcaattgcacttttttttttttttcattttctttcaaacattttttaagcaTCCTTAaccactaagaaaaaaaaaaaaatacacaaattcactagtagtcacttccttaaccattaagttaaaaaaaaaaaattaaattaaatacccGAGCAGTAAGGTTGAGGGCcaagtatcattttccttaacagCAATATAAGTTAACAACAACACTTAGTTCCTCCCATAGTCATTTTCCTATGATGCTTTCATAGGAGTATTGttttactttaattttctgaatttattttatatttcctTTTCGTAGAGGCCATGGCCACCACTTGTATTTCCAAGTTTTTGTGTTGATGTTAGTTTGTGATGAGCTACAGTAGTGAAGTGGCAAAAAATGATCCTTAGATTTCTTTTTGAAAGCGTCATATATTGGCATAATTATGGGAGGAAACTAAGTGAAAGTGTAATTATGGGAGTAAACAGGAGTGTTTGTAATAATGGGCTGAGCTACTCACTGCAAGCATTAATCCGCAAAGCCCACCATGAATttattctaaataaataaagaaaacgCAACTAAATGGTGAACCTTATTCCAACAGCCCGACACAGACCCACAGGAAAGATTAGAAGGAAACAAATATGAACAAAAGGAAGAACGAAGCATATCTAGAATGGGGAAGAATTAACAAACaatataaataaacaagaaaaagaataataacaTTTTGCAGCCATGTGTAGAGAAAATGTGTGACAAAGGGCAGACAAGTTAGCATACTAATGCCACAGATAAATGTGCAAGATGATAAAAAATGTGCCATGCATGATAAAATCCTATCTCAGTTGCTCTGTTGTCAGAAATTGAAATCGTTCAAAGCATTCAAAATTATGAAGGATTAGATTGATAAGATGAGTAACAGGGACCAATTAAAATACCACCAAATTAGAGAGGCCAAGAGAATATTCATCTGTTCTTTTTATATGACACCAACCAGGTTTTCATTATCCATGACTTCAACCAGTTCTATAGCATGAATGAAGATTGCGTCAAAAGATGCACAATAATCTTGTAATCAGAAAATATCACAGCTGCAGATAGGATGCAAAATCtagcaaattttaaaatttccatcaTTAATGATAGCGATAATAATGACAAAATGTCAGAGTAAGAAATATACTCCTTGAAGCTCAAACGTTTTGTcaacttcaaaattaaaaaagcatGTGACTCAAAGTGAAGTAATCCAAATGTCATTTGAAGTTACATTTTGGTATCAATGGGCTACTCATGTAAAAACAACAAATGTAACAGCATTAAAGCCCGCTTGACATATTCTAGAAATAAACATGATTCAAGagtccctcccccccccccccccccccccacaaaaccccaccccacaaaaaaaaaaaaaaaaaaaaaaccaaaataagcCCTggcttttaatttgtctctgcacctatttttttcatatttgccTACAAAATCAGTGTATTATGTCCGCATATAACAGTACTATTAGACCATGAGTCCATGACACAGACTTGCCCAAAAAGGCCCATCTAAACTAAACAGAACTTGGAATGTGAATTTTGGGTATCTGACTAACCTAGTCTTCTAAACATTAGAAACATTAGCAGATAAACTAATGACTGGAGAATATCAATTCACAATGCCAGATGAAAGGACTAGATAATAAATATACTAAATAAACTTCACAAGTAATAGAAAATGTATGAAAGAAAGAACAATAACAGAATCAGCATACTAAACCTGTTGTTTTGTAGGTTTCCGAAAGCTAAGAAGCAAACAGTAGTTAACAAGACTTTTCAATTTCTGACTGTATCGGTCATTGCAAATGCAGATAATTGgaattttggaaattttgatGCTAGCAATAAGGTCAGCAATCCCACCCCTATCTCCAGCAGACATCccatcaacctcatccataatcAGTACAGTTTTTGGATGCTTTGAACTGAAATTAAGTGATTAACTTCAGCACAAAATTCAATCAATTTAATTCTAGGAACTTCTATGAGATATTATAAGTATTTTTGACCAACCGATCCATGTTAACACTCAGGGCCTCATTGCTGACAAGTTCCTTTATAGAATTTGCATTGCTTCCACCAAttcctttttcaattttggCATCAGCCTTCCCACGACTGTCACTAGCATTTACCTAGATGACATGTAAGGAGAACGTGAGGGCAGGTGAAAGGTCATACTGTCATTTTGCAATGAACCAATGATcattttagaaatatttgaCTTCATGCCACCTCTATTGCCTGAAAATTGAGCATCTGACAGACCAACTTTGCTGAAGTTGTTTTTCCAATGCCAGGTGTTCCACTCAAGAGGACAGCTTTTTTGGCACCAGaatcattttgttttttgcCCTTTTTATTAGTTCCAGTATCAAGAAATTGCTCCTTCCAATGTGCCAACCAGTCATGAAGCTGCTTAACCTGCACATCAACACATAGGAGATCCTTACTATTCTGGCCAAAAGTTAGATACATGAAGTAGATTTAATTCCAAATGCAATGGCAAAAAGATGGAAACAGAGACAAATACCAGCGACTGATTTCCAACAATCTCATTTGGGATCTTTGGCCTATACTTTTCTGGCCATGTCAAAGTATTTTTCTCAACAGTTTGATTTTTTCGCTTAGCCGGAGATGCCCCTGGGGTCAATCCTCTGCTGGCTTTCATTTCCATGGAATTGCTGACGCTGTCTTCTATAGTAAGAAAATTCCAACACATGCAAGAGGAAACCATGGAATAATGCAATTACATGGTTAAGTCCAAACAGTAAGAACTGAATGTGGCATCCATTGCTTCCAAAATTGTAAAGGTCAGGCTCTCTTGCCAGCAAGTACCCATAGGGAAAGAAATATAAGTATATCACAGTTAATGAACACCAATTGGCTTCACATATGGCTGATCTTTAACAATGGCATTGAAAAGTCCAATGAACCAAAGAAATGCATTCTGACGTCACATTTTCCTATGActcaataaaaacaaaagcataCATTCTAAAACACCACAAAAGCCATTTATCAGAACTGACAAATATGGTCTTTGCTAAAAAGAGAAGATAGTTTTCACTTTTGtaattgtgagacttaagttcaaTGAAGAGATAAGCCTTTGAAGGTAAGGCAAGTCATCAACGTCCAGCCTCCAAAGACAACATTACATAGGAAAAAGGTCTcattgggggggggggaatctTCAACCAATTGAAACGTAACAaaatcatataatatttttatctctaCGCCACCTTCAGATTTCCCTTACAAATGTCAATTTACAGGAGTTGTTTTACACACGATGAAACAAAGTGTAGTGGCTGttttgtttgtgtgtgtgttaaTATAAACTCTAGAAATGAAGGCTTTTGATCAATACCCAGGACCCAGAGCCACAACTAGATAGGTACAAACCAATGAGATATTCATCTAATGttacaatgattttttttatgatatgctacaataattttcttgttacaaaaatacaagaaaagcAGATGGGGCATACTGTTTGCTTCTGTTTTCTGTGGACTTTTCTTTGGTAAAGGTGCAGCCTTACATACTGGTCTCTTTGATTCTTCTTGTGCAGGTGCTTTAGCAGGTTTTGATGCACGGATCATATCAAACAACCCATCCTCAGCAAGCAATGCGGTACTGTATAAGGATTTGAAAAGCCAACTAACTGTTGAAGTATAACAAAAGAAGGAATGCATAAGCAAATCTACATGTATGGATCTAAGACTACAAACCCCAGCTCTTTGGCTTTAGCAGACTTCCGTCCTCCAATATCTTCATCGCATAAAAGATAATTCTGCAAACAAAAGATATTTATCACAAGCTGGTGGTGCTATGCCAATCCAAGCATAAACATCGATAAAAGTATGAGATAACTGTTTTCTTGCTGACGGATCCAGTGACACGACCACCATGTCTTTTAATCAAATCTTCAGCTTCTTCACGCTCCAGACTGTAAACCCAGTCAAAGTTCAGTATacaatcttctttcttttcttttcttttttttttgataagtaaagttCAGTATACAATCTCAAGCCACCAAAATATAGCAATTACAAAAGACATAAGTGATCACCAAAACTAAGCCAATGTCATAGATGAAACAAAAATACCAAagaattatgaaatttaaaagcaacagttatttttaatatcttGGAGCAAAATATGATCTTTTTAAATAGGAATTTTATAAAGAAAGTAGAGGTCAGgtacacaaaatatatatatatatatatatatatttttatgtcaaGGAACCTCTCCAAAGCAGGGCCCTTCAGACCCACCCCTGTAAAGTAAACCCCAGTCAGGTACACAAAATTCTACAAGGGTCcctaaaaaattacatattcaaATTTATGAAGACCGTTAaaccaagaaaacaaaaggaagcAAATGGATCTCTGGCTAAGGCACCCATCCAATCATGCAATGCCCCCAAGAAAGTAAATTTCATTCTCGTGATAAAACATTCATGCATTAAAGACGGATGGTTTCATGCTAAACAAAAGGTGATCTAATccacaaagagaagaaaaagtatACAGAAGAGTTATCATGTTTAATTCCATAAAAGATTAGCATGTGAACATCATAATAAAGATGAAAAGAAGTACCTGTCAAGTGTTCCACTAATTACAAAAGTTAAACCAGCTAAGCAATTGGGAGCACCCTCGGGGACTTCCTGATGCACGAGGAAGATTTGGTACCAACATTGAGAATAGTAAGAtcatatgaattaattaataaaagaaagtttAACATTTTTTCACCTTTTCTCCTTTATGAGGAGGATCTTTCCTTTCTCCAAAGTTCATAAATCCACCCCGTCCGCCACCTCTGCCTCTTCCACCAGCCGGTGCTGCTGATGAACCTCTTCTACCACGACCCCTTCCGCCAGACTTTTGAGTTTCAGTATCTTTATCATCTTCCTCATCACTTTCTTCATCATCCACAGGTTTCCGTGAAATTCCCCTACCCAATCCACTCTTCAGCTTCTTGCCAGGAGTCACATCAACCAAATTCTTCCTTGAACTAGGCAAGAGAAAGTCGTCATCGTCATCTTCAACATTACGAGCTTTTTTAGGGGGAGTGGGTTTCGATGATTCAATGCTATCCTTTTGAGTCTTTCTTTTTGCTGGAAGTTCCTTTGTTTCCTCTTCATCTTCTGGCTTTTGTTTGTCAGTTGCAAAATACTTGCTAGTTTTCCTCCTGCCTGAACTTTCCTGGCCTCCTTGTACCTGCATTCACCATGATTAAAGTAAATAAGCAGATATGTTATCAACTTACTACACCTCCTTCAAGACAAGTAAAGAAAAGGAGAGAATAGAAGAAAATCATATCTAATGTTAGCGAAAAAGCTAGGTGGACTTAAGCACAAACACTGTATAGAGTCTAGGCACTAGGCGTAAGCATGCGCCTGATTGAAATaatttacacattttttaaattatgtatgcTAACAATACAATGAAAGAAGGTTTAAAAAGTAAGATGGCAATATGTTTAGTCTCTTAAATCAAGTTATTAGAGTATTACACAACATGACAATCAAGTAATAATCtagttacataaaatttaaacatgGTATTTCATATAattcacttttgttttatttttttcaatcatatctatgatttattttttaaagtatacAATTCGATGGTACTTgatatccacaataaaatggAAGTCATTGTGTTTTTTAATTGCCAAGTAAAAAAAAGCTCACAAAATGCAGCTATTGACTTCTATGCTAACTTAAGCAATCAAACATCAACTCATCCAGAAAGCCAACTTGGACTATGACATCAAATTCCGAGCATATACACCACACATGATAACATATGGGGCTATGGTACACTTggcaaaaataaaatgaaaaaaaaaaagtagggctATGGTACATAAATGATCTTCAATACCAACTAATACTCCAATATttgtttacatcattttctgtGTTGAACAGATATTTACtgcttttttcaaaaaacattACTAAAGCAGAGTTTTCTGTGCTCACTTCACTTTTGGTAAGCAAAGCGCTTCATCCTTCGCATTTTACTCTTGTTGCTTAAACGCACTTTGT includes:
- the LOC122291791 gene encoding replication factor C subunit 1, which codes for MSDIRKWFMKSHVKGNGGELKPTNPAPSHSETLVQGGQESSGRRKTSKYFATDKQKPEDEEETKELPAKRKTQKDSIESSKPTPPKKARNVEDDDDDFLLPSSRKNLVDVTPGKKLKSGLGRGISRKPVDDEESDEEDDKDTETQKSGGRGRGRRGSSAAPAGGRGRGGGRGGFMNFGERKDPPHKGEKEVPEGAPNCLAGLTFVISGTLDSLEREEAEDLIKRHGGRVTGSVSKKTNYLLCDEDIGGRKSAKAKELGTALLAEDGLFDMIRASKPAKAPAQEESKRPVCKAAPLPKKSPQKTEANKDSVSNSMEMKASRGLTPGASPAKRKNQTVEKNTLTWPEKYRPKIPNEIVGNQSLVKQLHDWLAHWKEQFLDTGTNKKGKKQNDSGAKKAVLLSGTPGIGKTTSAKLVCQMLNFQAIEVNASDSRGKADAKIEKGIGGSNANSIKELVSNEALSVNMDRSKHPKTVLIMDEVDGMSAGDRGGIADLIASIKISKIPIICICNDRYSQKLKSLVNYCLLLSFRKPTKQQMAKRLMQIANAEGLQVNEIAVEELAERVNGDMRMALNQLQYMSLSMSVIKYDDIRQRLLSSAKDEDISPFTAVDKLFGFNAGKLRMDERMDLSMSDPDLVPLLIQENYMNYRPSSVGKDDDGIKRMNLIARAAESIGDGDIINVQIRRYRQWQLSQSGSLASSIIPAALLHGQRETLELGERNFNRFGGWLGKNSTMGKNRRLLEDLHVHLLASRESSSGREILRVEYLTLLLKQLTEPLRQLHKDEAVQKVVEFMNIYSITQEDFDTIVELSKFRGHPNPLDGIQPAVKAALTKAYKEGSKSRMVRAADLVMLPGMRKAPKKRIAAMLEPSDDGFADVNADTLAENEEENSSDTEDLDSTANGEKLQLELQSLNSKGVQVELDLKGTGNSGAKKTPVGRGKGGSGSTEKKGGRGAGAGAKRKR